In the genome of Halobacterium noricense, one region contains:
- a CDS encoding trimeric intracellular cation channel family protein: MIQDVVATLFGDPFAVMNTVGLVAFALVGASKAIREEFDVFGIVIVGLAMAFAGGATRDLLVARIPLALQSPLEISLGLLGVSLAIALSVVLPSPDTHPVTLVSDAVGLGAFATTGAIVASDAGVSAFGVVTIATINAVGGGAFADILLDRAPFILFEDFYASCAVLGGVAYWAAGMLGAAGSTAAVACAAVTVLIRLVAVVYDWHLPTVQNFGLFGE, from the coding sequence ATGATTCAGGACGTCGTCGCGACGCTGTTCGGCGATCCGTTCGCCGTGATGAACACCGTCGGACTGGTCGCGTTCGCTCTCGTCGGTGCCTCGAAGGCGATCCGCGAGGAGTTCGACGTGTTCGGCATCGTCATCGTCGGATTGGCGATGGCGTTCGCCGGCGGCGCGACGCGCGACCTCCTCGTAGCACGAATCCCGTTAGCGCTACAGTCCCCACTGGAAATCAGTCTGGGATTGCTTGGGGTCAGCCTGGCCATCGCGTTGAGCGTCGTGTTGCCGTCGCCGGACACCCATCCGGTCACGCTCGTCTCGGACGCCGTCGGGCTCGGTGCGTTCGCCACGACGGGTGCCATCGTCGCGTCCGACGCCGGCGTTTCGGCGTTCGGCGTCGTCACGATTGCGACAATCAACGCCGTCGGCGGCGGGGCGTTCGCGGACATCCTCCTCGATAGAGCGCCGTTCATCCTCTTCGAGGACTTCTACGCGAGCTGTGCCGTGCTCGGCGGGGTTGCGTACTGGGCTGCGGGAATGCTCGGTGCGGCCGGGAGTACGGCTGCCGTCGCGTGTGCGGCGGTGACCGTCCTGATTCGATTAGTTGCAGTCGTGTACGACTGGCACCTCCCGACAGTACAGAACTTCGGGCTGTTCGGCGAGTGA
- a CDS encoding RNA-binding protein produces the protein MSEVPFHYVDLRAFCYGTEDEVRVADALGHFLPEEVALERAESAGHLGDRIVVLSARVERADEMRHVLGQLRDGADIERIHEELDQRVDDNCSLFVHLDKQEAFLGDAQLGDGIALRAKVEAYPAKKEAAVENAREALS, from the coding sequence ATGAGCGAGGTTCCGTTCCACTACGTCGACCTCCGGGCGTTCTGCTACGGCACGGAGGACGAGGTTCGCGTCGCCGATGCGCTCGGCCACTTCCTCCCCGAGGAGGTCGCACTCGAACGCGCCGAGAGCGCAGGCCACCTCGGCGACCGTATTGTCGTGCTCTCCGCGCGCGTCGAACGCGCCGACGAGATGCGCCACGTGCTCGGTCAACTCCGGGACGGCGCGGATATCGAGCGCATCCACGAGGAGCTCGACCAGCGCGTCGACGACAACTGCTCGCTGTTCGTCCACCTCGACAAACAGGAGGCGTTCCTCGGCGACGCCCAACTGGGGGACGGCATCGCGCTCCGCGCGAAAGTCGAAGCCTACCCCGCCAAGAAGGAGGCCGCCGTTGAGAACGCCCGCGAAGCGCTGTCGTAG
- a CDS encoding lysylphosphatidylglycerol synthase transmembrane domain-containing protein gives MQREDLLATAAGLVGAALVFAVMFWVVDAREVLAAASRADPVLLAAVAGVILLWNASWGLALWNVLRALDIRIPVHTALLVNAAGAFANHVTPFGQAGGEPVTAWLLSQTAGADYEVSLASITSLDAINVVPSLAFATVGSLYYVTTETDGELGVLPLAVIAAAVVLPVVAALVWRYRTTIRGRVGGTVASVVHRVVGAIPRVSLPDADDLAARISGFTDAVGRVAVSRERLAAAVGCSALGWALQAFALWVTFLALDSFVPLYVPFFVLPLGKIGSLLPTPGGLGATEAINVTLLTLLTAVSAPTIAAVVTIHSVGGYLLTTTVGAAATSALGVRA, from the coding sequence GTGCAGCGAGAGGACCTGCTGGCGACGGCGGCCGGACTCGTGGGCGCAGCCCTCGTGTTCGCGGTCATGTTCTGGGTCGTAGACGCTCGCGAGGTGCTCGCGGCGGCCAGCCGTGCGGACCCGGTGTTGCTCGCGGCCGTCGCGGGCGTGATACTGCTGTGGAACGCGTCGTGGGGGCTGGCACTCTGGAACGTCCTGCGCGCGCTCGACATCCGCATCCCCGTCCACACGGCGCTTCTCGTGAACGCTGCCGGTGCGTTCGCCAACCACGTCACGCCGTTCGGACAGGCGGGCGGCGAGCCCGTGACGGCGTGGCTCCTCTCACAGACCGCCGGCGCGGACTACGAGGTGAGCCTCGCGTCCATCACCAGCCTCGACGCCATCAACGTCGTGCCGTCGCTGGCGTTCGCCACAGTCGGCTCGCTCTACTACGTCACCACCGAGACCGACGGCGAACTCGGGGTCTTACCGCTCGCCGTGATTGCGGCGGCAGTCGTCCTCCCGGTCGTCGCGGCGCTCGTGTGGCGCTATCGAACGACCATTCGCGGCCGGGTGGGCGGCACGGTCGCGTCAGTCGTCCACCGCGTCGTCGGCGCGATTCCGCGCGTCTCCCTGCCCGATGCCGACGACCTCGCCGCCCGCATCAGCGGCTTCACGGACGCCGTCGGGCGCGTCGCCGTCTCCCGAGAACGCCTCGCCGCCGCCGTCGGCTGTTCGGCGCTCGGGTGGGCGCTCCAGGCGTTCGCCCTCTGGGTGACGTTCCTCGCCCTCGACTCGTTCGTCCCCCTCTACGTTCCCTTCTTCGTGTTGCCACTGGGGAAAATCGGGTCGCTGCTCCCGACGCCCGGCGGTCTCGGGGCGACGGAAGCCATCAACGTCACGTTGCTCACGCTGCTGACGGCCGTGAGCGCGCCGACCATCGCAGCCGTCGTCACGATTCACAGCGTCGGCGGCTACCTGTTGACGACGACCGTCGGCGCTGCCGCCACCAGCGCGCTCGGCGTGCGCGCTTGA
- a CDS encoding alkaline phosphatase family protein: MVDVPAQVANVARNLRYRGVDAVRELASLVAYSLQSTTDPDPVLDADWDVLVLLDACRADLFADVAADADYDSLPAEPGSRTSPASSSVEWLETVFGGASDDALADLAYVTGNPYSASKIDHDRFHTVDEVWRYAWDDDLGTIPPRPVTDAAIRTGRESTADRMVVHYMQPHFPSVVEREQRSEGVELDEFGDDEMSVWDDLRFGHRSEADAWKSYRQNLEYVLDDLALLFENLDAERVVVTADHGNAFGEHHVYGHPGGVDLPVLREVPWWETTTTDTYSHDPDAAGRDDTGEGGDVIEERLEDLGYRT; encoded by the coding sequence ATGGTTGACGTGCCCGCTCAGGTGGCTAACGTCGCCCGTAACCTCCGCTACCGCGGCGTCGACGCCGTCCGCGAACTCGCGTCGCTGGTGGCGTACTCGCTGCAGTCGACCACCGACCCGGACCCCGTGCTCGACGCCGACTGGGACGTCCTCGTCCTCCTGGACGCGTGCCGCGCGGACCTCTTCGCGGACGTCGCCGCGGACGCCGACTACGACTCCCTCCCCGCGGAGCCGGGGTCGCGGACGTCGCCTGCGAGTTCCTCCGTCGAGTGGCTGGAGACGGTGTTCGGTGGAGCTAGTGACGACGCGCTCGCGGACCTCGCGTACGTCACCGGCAACCCCTACTCCGCGTCGAAAATCGACCACGACCGCTTCCACACCGTCGACGAGGTGTGGCGGTACGCGTGGGACGACGACCTCGGCACGATTCCACCGCGCCCCGTGACGGACGCCGCCATCCGTACCGGCCGCGAGTCGACCGCCGACCGCATGGTCGTCCACTACATGCAGCCCCACTTCCCCTCGGTCGTCGAGCGCGAGCAGCGCAGCGAGGGCGTCGAACTGGACGAGTTCGGCGACGACGAGATGTCCGTCTGGGACGACCTCCGCTTCGGCCACCGCAGCGAGGCCGACGCCTGGAAGTCCTACCGCCAGAACCTCGAATACGTCCTCGACGACCTCGCCCTGCTGTTCGAGAATCTGGACGCCGAACGCGTCGTCGTCACCGCCGACCACGGCAACGCGTTCGGCGAGCACCACGTCTACGGCCACCCGGGTGGCGTCGACCTCCCCGTCCTCCGCGAGGTGCCGTGGTGGGAGACGACCACGACGGACACGTACAGCCACGACCCCGACGCCGCGGGCCGCGACGACACCGGCGAGGGCGGCGATGTCATCGAAGAACGCCTCGAAGACCTCGGCTACCGAACCTGA
- a CDS encoding sulfatase-like hydrolase/transferase has translation MDDTTDSPNLLLVVVDCLRQDFLHRDAVDTPFLDGLRERGQECTELYATATTTTPAVASLLTGAYGERNGIQSLRRGSLSADVEPMAEVLGDAGYHTEAMATGPLVPETGLDRGFDAYECRDRDESMFSDWREEGIDRLTGLPEPFAAFVHLWEIHEDIHVPREYDSSEYGETPYGRAFSALDRELGVLVDAVPDDTVVAVVGDHGESITHRNNPLRLAVKSLRDAVKYYGGVDTRGVVERINQYCDQFGPDVDDHFVENGHGENVFDFTTNVPFVLAGPGVEPATVDAQVRQIDILPTLLDVLDVDHETDGDAIEPGVEDRIAYMRACGASLHRERNWARAVRYDDAKYVEYPERDWEPGVYDIEANSQELERTDDPDLEAELRERLPERGVDPTDVEMLEINERLEDLGYL, from the coding sequence ATGGACGACACTACCGACTCCCCGAACCTCCTACTGGTCGTGGTGGACTGCCTCCGACAGGACTTCCTGCACCGAGACGCCGTCGACACGCCGTTCCTCGACGGCCTCCGCGAACGCGGGCAGGAGTGCACCGAACTGTACGCCACCGCGACCACGACGACGCCCGCGGTTGCGAGCCTGCTGACGGGCGCGTACGGCGAGCGCAACGGCATCCAGTCGCTGCGCCGCGGCAGCCTCTCGGCGGACGTCGAACCGATGGCGGAAGTTCTCGGCGACGCCGGCTACCACACCGAAGCGATGGCGACCGGCCCGCTCGTCCCCGAAACCGGCCTCGACCGCGGATTCGACGCCTACGAGTGCCGGGACCGCGACGAGTCGATGTTCAGCGACTGGCGCGAGGAGGGAATCGATAGGCTCACCGGCCTCCCGGAGCCGTTCGCGGCGTTCGTCCACCTCTGGGAGATTCACGAGGACATCCACGTTCCGCGCGAGTACGATAGTTCGGAGTATGGCGAGACGCCGTACGGCCGGGCGTTCTCCGCGCTCGACCGCGAACTCGGGGTACTCGTCGACGCCGTCCCCGACGACACAGTCGTCGCGGTCGTCGGCGACCACGGCGAGAGCATCACCCACCGCAACAACCCGCTTCGGCTCGCCGTGAAGTCCCTGCGGGACGCCGTGAAGTACTACGGCGGCGTGGACACTCGCGGCGTCGTCGAACGTATCAACCAGTACTGCGACCAGTTCGGCCCGGACGTCGACGACCACTTCGTCGAGAACGGGCACGGCGAGAACGTCTTCGACTTCACGACGAACGTCCCGTTCGTGCTCGCCGGCCCCGGCGTCGAACCCGCAACCGTGGACGCCCAAGTCCGGCAAATCGACATCCTCCCGACGCTGTTGGACGTGCTCGATGTCGACCACGAGACGGACGGCGACGCCATCGAACCCGGCGTCGAGGACCGCATCGCGTACATGCGGGCGTGCGGCGCGTCCCTGCACCGCGAGCGCAACTGGGCGCGCGCCGTCCGCTACGACGACGCCAAGTACGTCGAGTACCCCGAGCGCGACTGGGAGCCCGGCGTCTACGATATCGAGGCGAATTCTCAAGAACTCGAACGCACCGACGACCCCGACCTCGAAGCCGAACTCCGCGAACGCCTCCCGGAGCGCGGCGTCGACCCGACGGACGTCGAGATGCTGGAAATCAACGAGCGCCTCGAAGACCTCGGCTACCTCTAA
- a CDS encoding DUF1918 domain-containing protein, with amino-acid sequence MSFEEDDEVVLHDKHSEYDGETGTITQVVDTMFGEPNYTVSFDDGQEAGVPEDNLELAEDDESEEDPDEGEDEAVDDA; translated from the coding sequence ATGAGCTTCGAAGAAGACGACGAGGTCGTCCTCCACGACAAGCACAGCGAGTACGACGGCGAGACCGGCACCATCACGCAGGTCGTCGACACGATGTTCGGCGAGCCCAACTACACCGTCAGCTTCGACGACGGCCAGGAAGCCGGCGTGCCCGAGGACAACCTCGAACTCGCCGAGGACGACGAGAGCGAAGAGGACCCCGACGAGGGCGAGGACGAAGCAGTCGACGACGCCTAA
- a CDS encoding NUDIX domain-containing protein, which produces MPVDDLWYLASRAEQRAERAYHALTDAHDDFLEFERQRSVSRQRFRTLAERVERTGAPYGAHTVVYRENGDLLLVRHDDVDLWVLPGGGVNDGETFREAAERELAEEAGVDATYHGLAMVTSVAFESSGYSAWGVLPVFEACADDTCLEVLDPDGEISDAAWFADLPEDTRDRRDLQRWRERALS; this is translated from the coding sequence ATGCCAGTCGATGACCTCTGGTATCTCGCGAGCCGTGCCGAACAGCGCGCCGAACGCGCCTACCACGCGCTGACCGACGCCCACGACGACTTTCTGGAGTTCGAGCGGCAGCGCTCTGTCTCCCGGCAGCGCTTCCGCACGCTCGCCGAGCGCGTCGAACGGACTGGTGCGCCGTACGGCGCGCACACAGTCGTTTACCGGGAGAACGGCGACCTGCTGTTGGTGCGACACGACGACGTCGACCTCTGGGTGCTGCCCGGAGGCGGCGTCAACGACGGTGAGACGTTCCGCGAGGCCGCCGAGCGCGAACTCGCCGAGGAAGCCGGCGTCGATGCTACCTACCACGGCCTCGCGATGGTGACCTCGGTCGCCTTCGAGTCCAGCGGCTACTCCGCGTGGGGCGTCCTTCCCGTCTTCGAGGCGTGCGCCGACGACACCTGCCTCGAAGTACTGGACCCGGACGGCGAAATATCGGACGCCGCCTGGTTCGCCGACCTCCCCGAGGACACCCGCGACCGTCGCGACCTCCAGCGCTGGCGCGAACGCGCGCTCTCGTAG
- a CDS encoding GNAT family N-acetyltransferase encodes MDVRVPADSERAAVADRLLRPAYREAEALDPAFSDLDDDVVADEDCSRWLDDADRTMFVAYDPEPVGVVSGGVTSSPALYTRGKNCYVDGLYIVAERRREGIAGRLLDRMKAWGRERDCEYASLSVHVDNHAAMAFYEDHGFEPKFRSLRQQL; translated from the coding sequence ATGGACGTACGCGTGCCGGCAGACAGCGAACGCGCGGCCGTCGCCGACCGGCTGCTCCGGCCGGCGTACCGCGAGGCCGAAGCCCTCGACCCCGCGTTCAGCGACCTCGACGACGACGTCGTCGCCGACGAGGACTGCTCGCGGTGGCTGGACGACGCCGACCGCACGATGTTCGTCGCGTACGACCCCGAGCCCGTCGGCGTCGTCTCCGGCGGCGTCACGTCGTCGCCGGCGCTGTACACCCGCGGGAAGAACTGTTACGTCGATGGCCTCTACATCGTCGCCGAGCGCCGCCGCGAGGGCATCGCGGGCCGCCTACTCGACCGCATGAAGGCGTGGGGCCGGGAGCGCGACTGCGAGTACGCGAGTCTCTCCGTGCACGTGGACAACCACGCCGCGATGGCGTTCTACGAGGACCACGGCTTCGAACCGAAGTTCCGCAGCCTCCGCCAGCAGCTCTGA
- the pyrI gene encoding aspartate carbamoyltransferase regulatory subunit: MTDTELRVSKIQNGTVIDHVSAGEALHVLSLLGIDGTEGTPMSLGMNVPSDRLGRKDVVKVEGRELSDSEAEVLSLIAPEATINIIRDYDVVDKRRVERPEEVGGVLVCPNRECITNAGEPVEPTFAVLEDGLRCEYCGELIREDITAHLRD; encoded by the coding sequence ATGACTGACACTGAACTCCGCGTCTCGAAAATCCAGAACGGCACCGTCATCGACCACGTCTCCGCCGGGGAGGCGCTGCACGTGCTCAGCCTGCTGGGCATCGACGGCACCGAAGGCACGCCGATGAGCCTCGGCATGAACGTCCCCTCCGACCGGCTCGGTCGCAAGGACGTCGTGAAAGTCGAGGGCCGCGAACTCAGCGACAGCGAAGCCGAAGTGCTGTCGCTCATCGCGCCCGAAGCCACCATCAACATCATCCGCGACTACGACGTCGTGGACAAGCGCCGCGTCGAGCGCCCGGAGGAGGTCGGCGGCGTGCTCGTCTGCCCGAACCGCGAGTGCATCACGAACGCGGGCGAGCCCGTCGAGCCGACGTTCGCAGTGCTGGAGGACGGCCTGCGCTGCGAGTACTGCGGGGAACTCATCCGCGAGGACATCACCGCACACCTCCGTGACTGA
- the pyrB gene encoding aspartate carbamoyltransferase: MRHDHLLTAKQLSRADIETVLDRAAAFDDNPAAAGERYADELLALCFFEPSTRTKMSFETAAKRLGGDVVDMGSVESSSVKKGESLADTVRVVEGYADGIVLRHPKQGAAKMASEHVDVPVVNAGDGAGHHPSQTLLDLYTIREHAGLDDISIGIMGDLKYGRTVHSLAHALTNFDVRQHFVSPESLRLPRSVRYDLHEAGAQVQEHDSLDAVLPNLDVLYVTRIQRERFPDEDEYEAVAGEYSITPETLEAAKDDLAVMHPLPRVDEIAAAVDETENATYFEQAHNGVPVRMALLDLLLDDD; this comes from the coding sequence ATGCGTCACGACCACCTCCTCACCGCCAAACAGCTCTCGCGGGCCGACATCGAGACGGTCCTCGACAGGGCGGCGGCCTTCGACGACAACCCGGCGGCCGCCGGCGAGCGGTACGCCGACGAGCTGCTCGCGCTGTGCTTCTTCGAGCCGAGCACGCGCACGAAGATGAGCTTCGAGACGGCCGCGAAACGCCTCGGCGGCGACGTCGTCGACATGGGCTCCGTGGAGTCCTCGTCGGTGAAGAAGGGCGAGTCGCTGGCCGACACCGTCCGCGTCGTCGAGGGGTACGCCGACGGCATCGTGCTCCGCCACCCCAAGCAGGGCGCTGCGAAGATGGCCAGCGAGCACGTCGACGTCCCCGTCGTGAACGCGGGCGACGGAGCCGGTCACCACCCGAGTCAGACGCTGTTGGACCTCTACACGATTCGCGAGCACGCGGGCCTCGACGACATCTCCATCGGCATCATGGGCGACCTGAAGTACGGCCGAACCGTCCACTCGCTGGCGCACGCGCTCACGAACTTCGACGTCCGCCAGCACTTCGTCAGCCCGGAGAGCCTGCGGCTGCCGCGCTCGGTGCGTTACGACCTCCACGAGGCGGGCGCACAGGTACAGGAACACGACTCCCTCGACGCCGTCCTCCCGAACCTCGACGTGCTGTACGTCACGCGCATCCAGCGCGAGCGCTTCCCCGACGAGGACGAGTACGAGGCCGTCGCCGGCGAGTACAGCATCACGCCCGAAACCCTCGAAGCCGCGAAAGACGACCTCGCGGTGATGCACCCGCTGCCCCGCGTGGACGAAATCGCGGCCGCGGTCGACGAGACGGAGAACGCGACGTACTTCGAACAGGCACACAACGGCGTCCCGGTCCGAATGGCCCTCCTCGACTTGCTCCTCGACGATGACTGA
- a CDS encoding MinD/ParA family ATP-binding protein, which translates to MLAVAGGKGGSGKTTTALGLAGALVERRRRPLVVDCDLDAPNLHLRAGVPRDPGVDADSPTAAAHESSTVPGVDVLPAGDANGDDLAAALDALPDSRPIVLDCPAGASEAAARPLRAADGCVVVATDSREGIEDAVKTAAMARAVGTPVRAIGVTRVAAAPARLADATAADTVPVPAAAAPLEAPETAAAYAMLADYVEPNT; encoded by the coding sequence GTGCTGGCAGTCGCGGGCGGCAAAGGCGGCAGCGGGAAGACGACCACCGCGCTCGGTCTCGCGGGCGCGCTCGTCGAGCGGCGGCGTCGCCCGCTCGTCGTGGACTGCGACCTCGATGCACCGAACCTCCACCTGCGTGCGGGCGTCCCGCGAGACCCCGGTGTGGACGCCGACAGCCCGACTGCGGCCGCCCACGAGTCGTCCACAGTTCCTGGCGTGGACGTGCTCCCGGCAGGCGACGCGAACGGCGACGACCTCGCCGCAGCACTCGACGCGCTGCCCGACTCACGACCCATCGTCTTGGACTGTCCCGCCGGCGCGAGCGAAGCCGCGGCCCGCCCGCTGCGCGCGGCCGACGGTTGCGTGGTCGTCGCGACCGATAGCCGGGAAGGCATCGAAGACGCCGTCAAAACCGCCGCGATGGCGCGCGCGGTCGGGACGCCAGTCCGCGCCATCGGCGTCACTCGCGTGGCCGCCGCCCCAGCAAGGCTCGCGGACGCGACGGCCGCCGACACCGTGCCGGTTCCCGCCGCTGCAGCACCGCTCGAAGCCCCGGAGACGGCCGCAGCGTACGCGATGCTCGCCGACTACGTCGAGCCAAATACTTAA
- a CDS encoding RAD55 family ATPase, translated as MRERLSTGVDVLDRELGGGVPTGTVVAYEAPPASQGELLLYELTRPRPTLYLTTNRTEQAVRDAFEATDAPTGDPEVGYIPGADAIENARRAFRSVPPESTVIIDPADALERADRGRYENFLNELGNHMRNVGGIAVLHCLDTDDDADLRGTTEHMADVVFKLRVEETNDEVETRLTVPKFRGGNALDSSIKLNLGERVQVDTSRDIA; from the coding sequence ATGCGCGAGCGGCTCTCCACCGGCGTGGACGTCCTCGACCGGGAGCTCGGCGGCGGCGTGCCGACCGGGACGGTGGTCGCCTACGAGGCACCACCCGCCAGTCAGGGAGAGCTACTGCTGTACGAACTCACGCGCCCGCGGCCCACGCTCTACCTCACCACGAACCGCACCGAGCAGGCCGTCCGGGACGCCTTCGAGGCGACGGACGCGCCGACGGGCGACCCCGAGGTCGGCTACATCCCGGGCGCCGACGCCATCGAGAACGCGCGCCGAGCGTTCCGTAGCGTCCCCCCGGAGTCGACGGTCATCATCGACCCCGCCGACGCGTTAGAGCGCGCCGACCGCGGCCGCTACGAGAACTTCCTCAACGAACTCGGCAACCACATGCGCAACGTCGGCGGCATCGCCGTCCTGCACTGTCTAGACACCGACGACGACGCCGACCTCCGCGGCACCACCGAACACATGGCCGACGTCGTGTTCAAACTGCGCGTCGAGGAGACCAACGACGAAGTCGAGACCCGGCTCACCGTCCCGAAGTTCCGCGGCGGCAACGCTCTGGACTCCTCGATAAAGCTGAACCTCGGCGAACGCGTCCAGGTCGACACGAGCCGCGACATCGCGTAG
- a CDS encoding FKBP-type peptidyl-prolyl cis-trans isomerase: protein MSDETEAETADESETEQGGLQEGDFVKLSYTAHTVDSGELVDTTDEEVAEEEGVDTEEQEFSPRTIVIGEGHIFDDVEQDLVGKEVGDTGEVVVEQAFGEYDDEEVRTVSANKIPEDERYPGAHVDIDGEHGHVEAVIGGRARIDFNHPLAGEDVEYEYEILDQVEDTVEKARGLLQMYFDADLDMHLETDEVEEEVTEETEDGETETTTETVEKETLYIEQSPELQFNQQWMMGKDQILNQVIDMLDVDRVIVQEIIDGQPAGMPGMMGGMGGMGGGEGLGDVEEALEDADVDADEIVEELDIDEDEA from the coding sequence ATGAGCGACGAAACTGAGGCCGAGACGGCCGACGAATCCGAGACAGAACAGGGCGGACTCCAGGAGGGGGACTTCGTTAAGCTCTCCTACACCGCCCACACGGTCGACAGCGGCGAACTCGTCGACACCACCGACGAGGAAGTCGCCGAGGAGGAGGGCGTCGACACCGAAGAGCAGGAGTTCTCCCCGCGCACCATCGTCATCGGCGAGGGCCACATCTTCGACGACGTCGAGCAGGACCTCGTCGGCAAGGAAGTCGGTGACACCGGCGAAGTCGTCGTCGAACAGGCGTTCGGCGAGTACGACGACGAGGAGGTCCGCACGGTCTCCGCGAACAAGATCCCCGAGGACGAGCGCTACCCCGGTGCGCACGTCGACATCGACGGCGAGCACGGCCACGTCGAAGCCGTCATCGGCGGCCGCGCCCGCATCGACTTCAACCACCCGCTCGCCGGCGAAGACGTCGAGTACGAGTACGAGATTCTCGACCAGGTCGAGGACACCGTCGAGAAGGCCCGCGGCCTGCTCCAGATGTACTTCGACGCCGACCTCGACATGCACCTCGAGACCGACGAGGTCGAAGAGGAAGTCACCGAGGAAACCGAGGACGGCGAGACGGAGACCACGACGGAAACCGTCGAGAAGGAGACGCTGTACATCGAGCAGTCCCCCGAGCTCCAGTTCAACCAGCAGTGGATGATGGGCAAAGATCAGATTCTGAACCAGGTCATCGACATGCTGGACGTCGACCGCGTCATCGTCCAGGAAATCATCGACGGCCAGCCCGCTGGCATGCCCGGCATGATGGGCGGCATGGGTGGCATGGGCGGCGGCGAAGGGCTCGGTGACGTCGAGGAAGCCCTCGAAGACGCCGACGTCGACGCCGACGAAATCGTCGAAGAGCTCGACATCGACGAAGACGAAGCCTAA